The Venturia canescens isolate UGA chromosome 4, ASM1945775v1, whole genome shotgun sequence genomic interval GCTCAAAAGAAacattttaattattattcattcgtGTGCGCGGAAAcgcttgaaaaatgaatcttcCGCATACAAACTTATTTTGCGGCTTGTAAGTTGTGCGTGCTAACTTACGAGAATATTTATCTCgagaaattttacgatttccgTGCCAACTCGAATCtcgttattttcattcgaagaaATATTGTTCTGTTTATCTCGGAGAGTTTGGTAATCAAAACTGCACCGGAGGGCGTGAGCCTCGCATCTGGCTTCCTCGTAAGCTTTCACGTATTTCGATTCAACGTTCGCTTTGTACCGCAGTTTTTTCACCTCGTTCTGTAAAAGAGTTCAAAATCATTTCGACCAAGTTATGGTAAGCAATATCGAGCTGGGCGCACGAGAGCATATTTCGTCCATCGAATGGTCCAAAAATGAAGTAATTATCGCAAGGACGAACCTTCAGAGAAGCGAGCTTTGTTCCCAACTCCTCCCTCTCGCGAgcatttacttttttctcattttccaaAAGTTTTCCAAGCTCATCAAGGTTTTTCATTGTGTCCTCGTAATTTTCTACCACACAAATTTCCtcttctcgttctctctcattATCCTCTATTTCCCGAATTAATACATCGTATCGGCCGTTCGATTCGACGTTCTCTATTAAATCATCGAGAATGTTGCTCACGTACAAGCTGCAATAATTATCTTCATAAATTATCCGTTTAATTACGTTGTGCGAAAATGTAGGTTGGCTTAATCGATCGCTGCGAATATGCGTCTGGTGTTcgcttgaaatatattttcataaatagATTTTCATGTTCGTTATCGCCCGGTTTTTGCGgtctgaaatttcgaaaacgtGTGTTTcgaactcgaaaaaatggcgCTTACCTGTCGTCTCGGAGCTTCATCATCGTCTCAAAATGATCGAGTCGATCGTCGAGGTCATGAAATCTGATGGTAGAGATCCGGCGATCCAAGGTCGATCGATAAATAGCGAAAAGATCGGTAAACTTTTGAAGAACCGTGACAACGGCTTCTCTCTGAGTCCGATGAAAACAGGGGGGCCGGTTCGTTGGATCCGACGCACAGGACTTGGTCGCAGGAGTCGAAAAGTCCTCGGTTTTCTGTGACTCCTTTACCGGGTTGTTTCGTGAATAAATAAGCTCGTGCCGGCTCATGGTGGTGGTGAGGTATTTTTCTGCAGTTTCAATTTGCACGGCGGAAGAAGCGCGAAAAAGGTGAAAAAGAGCAGGCAGGCCAGTAGAGAGAAAAGGTGGAAAATTGTATAGAACGAAAAGGAGGTAATAATCAAGTCAGCGAGTAAACACCTCGGAAACCGGTTTCGAGTAAACACCGTttgcagaagaaaaaatgtgagtAAAACAGGcacgaaaagaaagaaaaagaaagccagggagagagagagaaatgtaaAATAAAGTTTTCACGCTTTGCACCAGGAGGCAAACGAGTCCGCGTGCTCGTCGAGCATTACAGAACGTGGCCAACTGTGAAACAGTTTGATCCATTGGCCTACCGGTTACCTTAGAAACGAGACGTGTTGGAATATCGTTCTGCAACCTTCCAACCTTCTGACCTTTTGTTTTGCTACCTTTTGCCTCCGTGCTTTGAAGTACGGACGGGCAAGTCGCTCCCTCCGGGTAAGAAGTCTAATAGACTTCTAGGACTGACCGATCCGATGCCGATGACCTCGAcgttttaccattttttccacGCCCTGGTCGCTCTCCTTCACTCTTTTTACGGCTtcaaatatatacatttttttatcacgtttTTGCCCACTTTTCAGCTTTTTACGATCACATACCTTCGCACCTCGAGCCGCGCGTACTCCGGACGCGTCCTATTTCTGAGAAACCGCCGAGCGCCATCGCTCGCTCGATTCTTCCCTTTTATAATGCACcgcgaataaaattgattcgaTTAGTTTTATTATGGAGAGGAAGCCGCGGTGCGCACAaggtaaatattaaaatagaGAAACAGGCTCGCGAGTCTGGCCAACTTTGAATATctcaaaagttgaaaaaatcatttaataaaagaaagagCCGACGTCGAGGTTCCTTCATAAATCTTAAGAGTTCGTGCTCCTTAACTCCTTCGACCGCGCGAGGACTCTATCGATGAATGCACGTGCTATATATCCGTAGCTCTTTCGCCTCAGGCTCTTATTCCGAAGCTCAGAGATCAGTAAcaagaagaaagaaggaagATGGAGGAGCTAAAAGTGGCAGAAAAGTTCAACCACGAGCATCCCCAGCGAATGAGTATCAGTGGTCGCCGACTCGAACAGTTCGGAGAATGAGAATAAGAGCGCAAAAGGGAAGGAAAGAAAATGGATGAAAGCCTCGAATTCGAAAGCATCGAATTCATTGGCCGAGCAGTGTGCATGGACCAATTCACGCCCGGCCAGTCCATTATTTCGGATCCCTTTTTCAATCCCCTTCGTCGTGCGAGAAGTCGTTGACAAAATAATTTAATGCAACCCTCCTCGAGCCCAATTTTCCACACGAACCATCACTCTTATCCCTAAATTTCACATTCATTCGTCGTGATGAATAAAATGCCGGAAAAAAACGTCGCTTCCAGTCAAATCATTATTGGAGCCTGATTGAAAAACGATCAAGTTTCGCGCTGTCCGGTTGGAACTGAGAGTCACGAGAACGGAGACATTTTCAAGAgccgaagaaaaatatatccgAAAACGATTGGGATAAAAAGGAATAAGAATTTGTCGAATGATTTGCACTGAGTTTTGAAACTTTGGTGTAAAACTTCATTTCGACTGCGTACACAAgaagattgaaagaaaaaaaaaaaatgggtaaAAGTTTCTCGATCTGAAATGGCCCATGTATGCCGGATACATATATCGACGTGTCAGCTGAAAGTTTCTCGTGGTTACAACGAGTTCGTCAGGATAGCTGGCACTTGGCCGGACGATAGGAATAAACGAAGGCTCATGtaagaaaagaaggaaaaaggaatgagcgaggaaaaaagggaGTTGAAGAAATGGCGAGGGATGAAGTGTAGCACTTTGATTGGAAAAGTTAGTTGCGTAGGGAGTTTAATTGAATCTGCATCGTCGTTGTCTATATAcgcgtacatatatatatatatttacttaACAATGTATGAACTGTTGTGAGGCTAAACATTTTTCCCCTTCGCTTTCTTTGGTCCATCAAAAACCAGGTCTGTTCCCAATTTATCCAACTTTTCGTGGCGCACAgatgaattttattatttttatctgcCCCAAAGATCGGTCTATCGGTCGAAGATGCTTCTCGATATTAAACAAAACTTTAATGACTTTTGTCTAGGATTATTATATACGTACAAGAGCATTTTATTGGATTTCAGACAATTTTGGCTAAATGTTGACAATCTTACTTTTGCTAAAAATggtcataacgttttttttcagcattgttattaataaaaatgatgaggGGCTTGATTTTAGGAAAGGGGGAAAGTGTACAAtgagcagaagaaaaaaatttggaaaaaactctaatgaaattacaatTTCTTCGCGGTAACGCGTactattgataaaaaatgatgttgCGATTAATTTTAAGAATGGGGAAGGTAAAGAAAACACGCAATTTTGTTTATATGaaggaaatttcaatttcttaaAAAGTTCAGAGACTCGAGTGTTCGGAACACTTTTAACGTGTGTGCGATCCCCCGGGTACTTTTCcttatttcgtattttcattttcctgcCAATCCCCTTcccgatttttttcacatttaaaaaagaaattttgaataaaatgtttatttaaaaaaaacgtctcATGCTTTTTAGCAAAAGTGAGTATTGTAGATATTAACCGAATTTTGGCAACTTCGTTTAATTCGatcttcgttttatttttacgatACGATTCCACTATAATCTGGAAAAGAGTGAAAGGGagaagggggagagagagagagagagagagctggaGAGAAAGCTCGCTCCATAGGGGCGAGAGGAGGGAAGAGTGCGAGGTTTTGGGAAACGGGGGAGAATGGACCGTGCCGTGTGGGGATGAATACGGAGTTTGCGTGGTAAAAGTTGGCACGTGACTGTACGGCGGCGGCGCGGTGGTGTGTTGAGCACCCTTCTTGCCCTGCGTACCCCGTTTCTTCCCCACCAGTGGCTGTTTCCCCGATGAAAACGGCGTCATCGTTGTCGGGCGAGGGCGAGGGCGAGGGCGCGCGAGGGCGGTGGTTGCGTCGAGAGGAGCGTTGAGGGAACAAGGCGAGAGCGTGGTTTTGCTCGAGCAGACAGAGAGAACGGATTACGAGAGGAGCACGAGATCGCGGGAGGCTCGCCAGTGGGGAAAAGCGATAAGAAAAAGCACAGCGAAGGAAGGAAGATGGGATGAAAGAATgggaaattattgaaaaattgagaaaaaaagaaaaaagaagaaactgTGAGGCGCTCGGCCAGCAGCCCTCGTCAAGAATCGTCGCTCGCGAGTTTTTTTCGTTGGTGCTTTCCTCTCGGCCGGATTGTGTATCGTTCGTTTGGTCGCGCTCTCGGACGATCCTCGTGTCGCACGGCCTTAAACtcgtttccattctcataGTGCTTTCTCCCGATTGACTTTCACGAGAACAAGTCTACAGAGGAGGCTCATCGAAGAGTGCGAGAGGGTCGTCACAAAAGGGGAGAGCTTGATAGATCGAAAGACGAAAAATCACATTGGGACAGTAGTGCAGCTCCGTGTTGGTCAGACGCGAGGGAAAACTCTCGCGAGAATGAAATGTTTATCGTCCAAATAAAAGCATCCTTTTCCATGGTAATGACACCTCTTTGAAATCACTTGAAAGTTCGTGTGCTGTGTATTTGTGGCGAATTTAAGGTAGAAAATATTATCGGGCGGTCCGCGCGACCCCTTGAAATTCTACAGCTGTGCTGAATTTAAGCCGGGGTGGAGGGAGGGGGATCGTTCGCTCTCGTCAGGGGATTAAAATcgtgctgctgctgcagcAGCACCAGCTGTACGCTCGCGACGAAAaactcgtatatatttatatatatctgtgaatatatacatatgtcgGACAAATCGCTGTCACGCTGACACACTTCCCTCCCACTAATTTTCCAcccttatttatttatttatttatttattcgatcATTGGTGccgcctcctcctccccccccccgcgCCCCTCCTCGCTCCTGCATCCTCGAATAATTAACCGCGTAATCGCGAACGCTGCATACTTTCACCGTTCGTCGTGCCTCTCTGTGTTCCTCTTGTGTTTCTGTGCGGTTACCCTGTGTATTTCTGTGTGCTCGATTTGGGGACGCATGTGCACGATGCACCGAGAAATTCCTCGAGGTACGAGCGAATCAACCTACGGAAAATGCGATAACGTTGCTACTGGGATTTAAGGTTAAAAGACACGCGAGCACCGAACGATATAGGCGTCACGGACTCCTCGTCTACTCGCAAACCAACACCGAACTTTCTTCAACGTGCGTGCATCCCAAAAATATCCGGAACGAAACGGCAGGTCAGTCGAACTTATCAGCAGCTTTTAAAATACCTTTCAGTCGTTTGTTGCTTCCTCAAACTTTATCGAAAAGCTCATTGCTTTGAGAAAACTAAGGAAAGTAGGCGTGTCCTTTGACACACATTTCGGTATAAATATTACGACCAAACCGAGGACCGAGGATATAtcggaagaatttttcgacaATTGATTCgtcaattaatttcattttcaattgaacGATGTAACGCAACAAGCGTCATTATGAGGTTAAAcgcgaaaatatatatatcgctgagatttatcattttttatagtTTCTTTTGAAAAGCCACGGCCGAGCGAATGTGAGAAATCTTAatcgtaaaattgaaaaatgacgaagcTTCGTCCGAGGAAAAAGCCTCGGAGGCGTATCAATGGATAACTAAATTTCGCGCGAAACGTAATTTAACGCGAAGCCAACACACCCGCGGAGCGGCGGGGCGCGGGCGGCAGTAGCACAGCTCGAGCTCCGGTCCAACCGTCGTGTAGCCGACGAAAACACACCTGGGGAGCGTTTAAACGAGTcctatatatgaataaaaaaaatcatgtacGTATACATGGAAGATACAGGACATTTTGGTGTCGGTACATGCAGCAGTTAGTCGCGGTTAGAGTCGCGTAGGAAATTTTATTCCGGCCGTAACGTGGCTTATACGTCCGTACATTCGTTTTTAGTATCGTCGTAAATTATCCCAGAAAAcaatttagaaaaataattaaaagatACGGAGATCCCAGTTGAGGGGGATTTAAGGAGGTTTTTCGGGGAAACAGATGCGACAGCGTCGCTAATTATGAAAGCAATTGTAACTGgttaaaaaacaatgaaaagacTCTTCAACGAATATGAAATTCGAGGCGGAGTAATTCCCCtcaaggtagatcatgcccgaaggatcacATTTTATGGGTAAATAAATTGGATCGagttttactccctaattaaagatataattacttttaattcccgtcagagttattaattccaaattttaaatacattttttcaacttatctcttggcgaatgaaattacaagccattattcattaatcggggattcatcactgaccaaactccaaatttcattcgcccctggcgaaaataccaTAGTtcttttatgtcaaaaatcgcgttagagagcgcaaagggggatcaagaaaaaagtattaacaaaaagtaatatatctttactattaataagacaatcgtctcgaatttttacccaaaccttcatttatatacttcattgttattgtgtacatttttcataaactttgtaagaagtgtttattcgttataaagaaaaacgatttttttgacatagTTCCTATAATTCTGTCTATTTCTCTtcgtatttaaacacgtttatctcaacaatcaataaaacgaaccctttaaaatttgacgtGGGTGTCAGTCAACTAGCCATTCAAACtttctgtaaatttcaagactttcttaagaaaatcgtttcgtgcataagCTACCTTGAAGGAAGCCAAGAATTCTATTTGGCCAACattaaaaacaacaaaaaaaatagtcgttcaaaaaaatgtacgaatcagattcgaataaatttttcaaagttttggaaaaatggatgGGAGGTGCAGTTCAGATCGTATAAGAGCGGATCGGAGACAGTGAATTTTGCCACTTGGGAGTCCCTGCCGAGTGCACGTACTTATATATGTGTGCGAGGACGAAAGAGTTTATCGAAGAACGATTGAAAAGCTTGGATTTCACTGACCAAGCACATATGTAATTTGTGCGCGCAGGGATTTCGAGATGACCCTACGGAAGCAAGAGAAGagagtacgatttttttttatcatcattttatatatttaattCGCATCCCTCTATTTTTCCGGGCTCCAAGAGTTCCGCGCGATTGTATATCCTGCCAACGTTCTTATATAGACAAACGTTTCTGCTTCTGACAAaaaagagatggagagaaaaaacggtGGGACGGTGGGGGGGAGCAAAGTTCACAAGGTTTCTCTGGATTCCCCCATGGCCCAGCAAAAATATCATTCTTTTCTTACTCCCTACCAGTCTGTCGGGATGACAGCCGCCTGTTTTCTCGGACAAGCTTTACATTTTTGATTGCTTTTATTCCACTCCTCTGCTTCTAGAAAAATGTTGTTCATAAGTTTACTCGCATGTTATGCGATGTTTATTTAagcttcatttttcatttttaattaatcaaTTCCGACGAATGTTCGCTGATATTTTTACAGAATTTCGTGAGCTATATACAATTTGTTGGAATCGCGGAGAATGGTTTATTGTGTTTGGGCggataacttatttttttgaaaaacagataAAACTGCTGTCGAAATTTCATCACTTTTCAAAGACAACGAAAACCGTGCGCTATTTTTCGATATAGTTTTCATCGTGGGAAGTTGTCGAAAGATTCTTGCAAGAAGAAATAAACTTCAGCCACATACGGAGTCAGATCCGAACGACGTAACTTGCCGTTTAcccgaaaatcaattttcgtaGACCCCCCAGGCTCTCTCTTCTTCCGCGACTTTTGTTTCGACCACCACAAAGCAGCAGATCTCTCATTGCTTTATTCGTTTACGCGGATTCTCCTTGCTCTCTATTTAGCTCGACATCTCAACtagctgtttttttctttctacttATTTAGCCATTCCGGTGGAGAGTCGGACGTGCGCATTAAGGGGAAAACGGAAGTTGTACCGAGCTCCTATCGAATCCCCCTGCTGTGGAAAAGCGCTGTCGAACGCATTCAAATGCGCCGGAAGTTTCTTCTCGATTCCACAAGATTGTAGTTTTGTTTGAAGCATTTTTTTGGATTCTCGATCAAGTTCTAAACAGAATACATATAAAAccagaaagaagaaaaattcgaacTTTACGTAAGCGCACACGTGTATATACGTTTAATGGACTCGAAACATACGAGCGTTTAAAATGTATAATCACCTGGTTTTGTGCCACGAACCCGATGGTCCATTTACACGAGCCCACACATATGTatgcactctctctctctctcctctgtAGACTAAAATTCGTGTACTTTTTGCCATACAAGGGGCTGCTTAGTAATTCCGTGAGCGTACCAGCCGAATGAGTAGACTGCAGGTGCTTTCACCGTGAACGCCGGTGTATCATAGAATGTCTCACCAACTTATGTACTTTAGTGGTGTGTGGTTAAAACACCGCAGTGCGCGAGCAAGGGAGAGGGACAGAAACAGCGAGGGACGACTCGAAGAGAGAAAGCAAGAAAAGAGGGGGAGAGTGGCATGAATGAACTTGAGGATGTTGCAGGAGTAAATGATAACAAGAAAAAGTGCTCGGTTGAGACTTTTGATtgcatcgaatgaaaaataaaccacATTTTTCAAGCTATTTTCGTAGGAAATCTGCCAAGGGTttatgaagagagagagagagcaatttcgatggatttttcaacaattttgagGAACAAATCTACTCGAAATTGTGCGGCTGCCCCCAGGAACGAGGCAGACTGCTCTCATTAAACTCTTATCGCATACGCGCGCGCGCTTACAGAatgaaactcgttatttctcgACTGGGATATCCACAGAGTTGTGAAATTCAGGTGGAAAAATCGTAGACGTTTTCGTCTCGTATTTTTCGAGGAAAACGTTGAGAGAGAGATTATCTGAGAAACGATCGAGCGAGGTGGCTCTTCGAGGCATCGTATTATTAGCCGCACTTTCGAAGCCTGAAACTTCCTTccattcgaaataattttgaaggaatgagaaagagcgagagatagTGGAAGGATAGAGACGAAGTAGAGCGTGGAAAAGTTTGTGGAAAAGTTTACTTGGACGGGGCGGGCTAAGAGGAAAAGCAACGAACGTTGCAGGCGCACATGTATAAGCGACCCATAGAAAATCCTAATGGCAGCTCGTGGTGGATTTTATCCTTTCGATTTTAGTTCGCACGTCCCAGCTCCACCGTTTGCTCATCCTAAATGCCTTTTTTCCTTCGCATCCCTCATTCTAGATCCCCTGAAAGAAGCAGAATAAGTTTCGTCGCTGGGAAAAATGTGtgacaacattttttgaatacACTAAACGTGTATCGAGCCCCGAAGGATAAGGACCATTCTGCTGACAACCTGCTATCGAGAAACGTCTTTCCTGTAGATCTCCTCGAGTTCTTTGTACTCTGTGTCGACGCGGGGTCGAATCATCGACGCGCATAATACAGTACCATTGTAAAGGGTGGCAAGGAGAAAATGTAAAGGAGTCGCACCTCGACGATGCCGTCGGACAAAAaggagaatttttcaatttttcgagcccCCTAGGCTACCCGGTATCAGACGAATTCGATTATCTCGCGCGcacttcata includes:
- the LOC122409166 gene encoding dynein regulatory complex protein 9; translation: MSRHELIYSRNNPVKESQKTEDFSTPATKSCASDPTNRPPCFHRTQREAVVTVLQKFTDLFAIYRSTLDRRISTIRFHDLDDRLDHFETMMKLRDDSLYVSNILDDLIENVESNGRYDVLIREIEDNEREREEEICVVENYEDTMKNLDELGKLLENEKKVNAREREELGTKLASLKNEVKKLRYKANVESKYVKAYEEARCEAHALRCSFDYQTLRDKQNNISSNENNEIRVGTEIVKFLEINILENERAVSEWRERYEQETLTYTSEIQHLSKEIEAKEERLRKLQSQYRERQEFIDTYIAEKERARRLKKREERRRDCAIRIQAWWRGLMVRRKLGPYRPDERKKKRAVKSKK